One region of Kytococcus sedentarius DSM 20547 genomic DNA includes:
- a CDS encoding YdhK family protein, producing MNRRISILVAAGILGGSLALAGCSTANDEAGTPSQSEDAQGGHGGHDGMEHPADGGPVPEGMKEATDPEYPVGTEVTLTADHMEGMNGASATIVGAYDTYTYAIDYTPVGGGDPVTDHKWVVQEELDGAGDARLDDGTEVTVTADHMEGMDGATATIASSTDETVYVVDYEADGMKMTNHKWVVDSEIQPAS from the coding sequence ATGAACAGACGCATCAGCATCCTCGTCGCCGCCGGGATCCTCGGCGGAAGCCTTGCCCTGGCAGGCTGCTCCACCGCGAACGACGAGGCAGGAACTCCATCGCAGAGCGAGGACGCACAAGGCGGGCATGGGGGCCACGACGGCATGGAGCATCCCGCCGACGGCGGCCCGGTCCCCGAGGGCATGAAAGAGGCCACCGACCCCGAATACCCGGTCGGCACCGAAGTCACTCTGACGGCCGACCACATGGAGGGCATGAACGGTGCCAGCGCCACCATCGTCGGCGCCTACGACACCTACACCTACGCGATCGACTACACCCCGGTCGGCGGCGGAGATCCCGTGACCGATCACAAGTGGGTCGTCCAGGAAGAGCTCGACGGCGCCGGTGACGCCCGTCTCGACGACGGCACCGAGGTGACGGTGACCGCCGACCACATGGAAGGCATGGACGGCGCGACGGCGACGATCGCGTCCTCGACTGATGAGACCGTCTATGTCGTCGACTACGAGGCCGACGGGATGAAGATGACCAACCACAAGTGGGTCGTCGACAGCGAGATCCAGCCCGCTTCCTAA
- a CDS encoding heavy metal translocating P-type ATPase produces MLVIAIPVVGFNDMFAHLTGYPLPNADWVRWVSPALGTIMYVWGGRPFLTGGLGEIRSRKPGMMLLIALAITVAFIASWGASLHLLSDELNFWWELALLVVIMLLGHWIEMRSLAQTTSALDSLAALLPDEAEKVDGENIVRVAPADLAVGDVVVVRPGASVPADGRIVDGSASMDESMVTGESKTVRRETDEQVVAGTIATDSGLRVEVTATGEDTALAGIQKLVSDAQASSSRAQRIADTAAAWLFWFALGAAVITALVWSLIGLPDDAVVRTITVLVIACPHALGLAIPLVVSIATERAARGGVLIKDRLALESMRTVDAVLFDKTGTLTKGEPTVTAIDTANDHDEQRVLALAAAAEADSEHPLARAITGAASTQEVQIPRASDFSSSPAIGVKATVDGTVIEVGGPYLLQQHSASELPIADQWREEGAIILHILADGEVIGALRLADEIRTESRDAVDALHARGAQVVMITGDAQAVADTVAKDLGIDRVFAGVRPEDKAAKVKELQDEGRKVAMVGDGVNDAPALAQADVGIAIGAGTDVAIGSAGVILASSDPRSVLSVIELSRASYRKMKQNLWWAAGYNLISVPLAAGILAPIGFVLPMSVGAILMSASTVVVALNAQLLRRLDLTPESSTNRILDRS; encoded by the coding sequence ATGCTCGTCATCGCGATCCCGGTCGTGGGCTTCAACGACATGTTCGCCCACCTCACCGGCTACCCCCTCCCGAACGCCGATTGGGTGCGCTGGGTCTCCCCGGCCCTGGGCACGATCATGTACGTGTGGGGCGGCCGGCCCTTCCTCACCGGTGGACTGGGCGAGATCCGATCCCGCAAGCCCGGCATGATGTTGCTGATCGCGCTGGCGATCACGGTCGCCTTCATCGCCTCCTGGGGCGCGAGCCTGCACCTGCTCAGCGACGAGCTCAACTTCTGGTGGGAGCTGGCTCTGCTGGTGGTCATCATGCTGCTGGGCCACTGGATCGAGATGCGCTCCCTGGCCCAGACCACCTCCGCCCTGGACTCCCTGGCCGCCCTACTGCCCGATGAGGCCGAGAAGGTCGACGGCGAGAACATCGTGAGAGTCGCCCCAGCAGACCTCGCTGTCGGCGATGTGGTGGTGGTCCGGCCCGGCGCCTCGGTGCCCGCGGACGGGCGCATCGTCGATGGCAGCGCCAGCATGGATGAGTCGATGGTCACCGGGGAGTCCAAGACCGTGCGCCGAGAGACCGACGAGCAGGTCGTCGCCGGCACCATCGCCACCGACTCCGGACTGCGGGTCGAGGTCACCGCCACCGGCGAGGACACCGCCCTGGCGGGCATCCAGAAACTTGTCTCCGACGCCCAGGCCTCCTCTTCCCGCGCCCAGCGCATCGCCGACACCGCCGCGGCCTGGCTTTTTTGGTTCGCCCTCGGCGCGGCCGTCATCACCGCGCTCGTATGGTCCCTCATTGGCCTTCCCGACGACGCGGTGGTCCGCACCATCACCGTGCTCGTCATCGCCTGCCCCCACGCCCTGGGCCTCGCGATCCCACTGGTGGTCTCGATCGCGACCGAGCGCGCCGCCCGCGGCGGCGTGCTCATCAAGGACCGGCTCGCGCTGGAGTCCATGCGCACCGTCGACGCCGTGCTCTTCGACAAGACCGGCACTCTCACCAAGGGCGAGCCCACCGTCACCGCCATCGACACCGCGAACGATCACGACGAGCAGCGGGTGCTCGCCCTGGCCGCCGCCGCCGAGGCCGACAGCGAGCACCCCCTGGCCCGAGCGATCACCGGAGCCGCCAGCACCCAAGAGGTCCAGATACCGAGGGCCTCGGACTTCTCTTCCTCCCCTGCAATCGGGGTCAAGGCCACCGTTGACGGGACGGTCATCGAAGTCGGCGGCCCGTATCTACTCCAGCAGCACTCGGCCAGCGAACTGCCGATAGCTGACCAGTGGCGCGAAGAAGGAGCGATCATCCTCCACATCCTTGCCGACGGCGAGGTCATCGGGGCGTTGCGGTTGGCCGATGAGATACGAACCGAGTCTCGTGACGCTGTTGACGCGTTGCATGCCCGCGGCGCGCAGGTCGTGATGATCACCGGTGACGCCCAAGCGGTCGCCGACACGGTGGCAAAGGATCTCGGCATCGACCGCGTGTTCGCCGGTGTGCGACCGGAAGACAAGGCCGCCAAGGTCAAGGAGCTCCAAGACGAGGGCCGCAAGGTCGCGATGGTCGGGGACGGCGTCAACGACGCCCCCGCCCTCGCACAGGCCGATGTGGGCATCGCCATCGGCGCCGGCACCGATGTCGCAATCGGCTCGGCAGGGGTCATCCTCGCGAGCTCGGACCCACGCTCGGTGCTCTCGGTCATCGAACTGTCGCGGGCAAGCTACCGGAAGATGAAGCAGAACCTGTGGTGGGCCGCTGGCTACAACCTCATCTCTGTGCCTCTCGCGGCGGGCATTCTCGCACCGATCGGATTCGTGCTGCCGATGAGCGTCGGGGCGATCCTCATGTCGGCTTCCACCGTCGTGGTGGCCCTCAACGCGCAACTGCTGCGCCGCCTCGACCTCACACCCGAATCCAGCACCAACCGCATCCTCGACCGCTCCTGA
- a CDS encoding ISL3 family transposase, whose protein sequence is MGVPTPTRPEDLDVRELTFDAPDLTTFARLDELGLVAVGQRVEPDRAVLECRVVAGDDDAFCRHCGAEGAARGTVTRQLAHEPFGWRPTTLLIRVRRFGCQACRRVWRQDTTAAADRRAKLSRAAVRWALVALVTQHLTVARLAEALGVAWDTANDAVLAEGRRVLIDDPTRFDGVTVVGVDEHVWRHTRSGENYVTVVIDLTPIRDGTGPARLLDMVQGRSKSTFKTWLAARTQAWRDRVEVVAMDGFTGFKTAAAEELPDAVAVMDPFHVVRLAGDALDRCRRRVQQDLHGHRGRAGDPLYCARRTLHTGANLLTDKQTRRIESLFADAEHVEVEATWGIYQRMIAAYRHPDRREGRALMTAVIDSVTRGVPTALSELVTLGRTLTKRAEDVLAFFDLPGTSNGPTEAINGRLEHLRGSALGFRNLTHYVARSLLEAGGFRPRLHPQIG, encoded by the coding sequence ATGGGGGTTCCTACACCGACCCGACCAGAAGACCTCGACGTGCGTGAACTTACCTTTGATGCCCCTGATCTGACGACCTTCGCCCGCCTGGACGAGCTTGGCCTCGTTGCGGTTGGCCAGCGCGTGGAGCCTGACCGGGCGGTGCTGGAATGCCGGGTGGTCGCGGGCGATGACGACGCGTTCTGCCGGCACTGCGGGGCCGAGGGCGCCGCGCGGGGCACGGTGACCCGGCAGCTGGCGCATGAGCCGTTCGGGTGGCGGCCCACCACGCTGCTGATCCGGGTGCGTCGCTTCGGCTGTCAGGCGTGCCGGCGGGTGTGGCGCCAGGACACCACTGCGGCGGCGGACCGGCGGGCGAAGCTGTCGCGTGCAGCGGTGCGGTGGGCGCTGGTGGCCCTGGTGACCCAGCACCTGACTGTCGCCAGGTTGGCCGAGGCTCTGGGAGTGGCCTGGGACACCGCCAATGACGCGGTCCTGGCCGAGGGCCGACGGGTCCTGATCGATGACCCCACCCGGTTTGACGGCGTCACCGTGGTCGGAGTGGACGAGCACGTCTGGCGCCATACCCGAAGCGGCGAGAACTACGTCACCGTCGTCATCGATCTGACCCCGATCCGCGACGGGACGGGTCCAGCACGCCTGCTCGACATGGTCCAGGGGCGATCGAAGAGCACTTTCAAGACCTGGCTCGCTGCCCGCACCCAGGCATGGCGCGACAGGGTGGAGGTGGTGGCGATGGACGGGTTCACCGGGTTCAAGACTGCTGCGGCCGAGGAGCTCCCCGACGCGGTCGCGGTGATGGATCCCTTCCACGTGGTCCGGCTCGCTGGTGACGCCCTGGACCGTTGTCGCCGACGGGTCCAGCAAGATCTCCACGGCCACCGCGGCCGGGCCGGCGATCCGCTCTACTGCGCGCGGCGGACCCTGCACACTGGCGCCAACCTGCTCACCGACAAGCAGACCCGCAGGATCGAGTCCCTGTTCGCCGACGCCGAGCACGTCGAGGTCGAGGCGACCTGGGGCATCTACCAACGCATGATCGCCGCCTACCGCCACCCAGACCGGCGCGAAGGCCGGGCACTGATGACCGCCGTGATCGACTCGGTGACTCGTGGCGTTCCCACCGCCCTGAGCGAGCTCGTCACGCTCGGGCGGACGCTGACCAAGCGGGCCGAAGACGTACTCGCATTCTTCGACCTGCCGGGCACGAGCAACGGCCCGACCGAGGCGATCAACGGCCGCCTCGAGCACCTCCGAGGGTCCGCCCTCGGCTTCCGCAACCTGACCCACTACGTCGCCCGATCCCTCCTCGAAGCCGGCGGCTTCAGACCACGACTACACCCTCAGATCGGATGA
- a CDS encoding ISL3 family transposase codes for MPNHSCVCPDALDRCDRCDLLLDFPSLHLVAVTKARAGLVLEVESCDPVAGCPGCGVVATGHGRITIEMIDAPWAGRPVRIRWRKRRWICLESVCAVTTFVEQDPEVCAPRGLLSTRAIRWAIGQLRRVGATIQGLARQLGTTWNTLWSQVQPVLAQAAGDPSRFEGVQVLGVDEHIWHHRDPRRRGPKELTGMVDLTRGTHPTARLLDLVPGRSGKAYRDWLDERGEEFRKRVEIATLDPFQGYKNAIDDQLEDATCVLDAFHIVKLAGAAVDDVRRRIQQETLGHRGRKGDPLYGIRHVLRAGRERLTPRQQTRLASAFAAHPDHVAVEVAYQCAQDLRDVFHQPTHAQGRRLAEQLIEKLPSCPIPEIARLGKTLRRWKTAFLAYFDTDGASNGGTEAVNGIIELGRRIARGFRNFEHYRLRMLLIAGGLDASPHT; via the coding sequence ATGCCCAACCATAGTTGCGTATGCCCTGACGCGCTCGATCGCTGCGACCGATGCGACCTTCTCCTCGACTTCCCCAGCCTCCACCTCGTGGCGGTCACCAAGGCCCGAGCGGGACTGGTCCTTGAGGTCGAGTCCTGCGACCCGGTCGCCGGCTGCCCGGGCTGCGGTGTCGTCGCAACTGGCCACGGCCGGATCACGATCGAGATGATCGACGCTCCCTGGGCCGGACGGCCGGTGCGGATCCGGTGGCGCAAGCGCCGCTGGATCTGTCTCGAGAGCGTTTGCGCGGTGACGACCTTCGTCGAGCAGGACCCGGAGGTCTGCGCCCCGCGGGGCCTGCTGAGCACGCGCGCGATCCGCTGGGCGATCGGACAGCTCCGGCGCGTGGGAGCGACGATCCAGGGCCTGGCCCGCCAGCTCGGCACAACCTGGAACACGCTCTGGTCCCAGGTCCAGCCCGTCCTGGCCCAGGCCGCAGGCGATCCATCCAGGTTTGAGGGCGTTCAGGTCCTGGGCGTGGACGAACACATCTGGCACCACCGGGACCCGCGCAGGCGCGGACCGAAGGAGCTCACCGGGATGGTCGATCTGACTCGCGGCACCCACCCCACCGCCAGACTCCTCGACCTCGTCCCCGGCCGATCCGGCAAGGCCTACCGAGACTGGCTCGACGAGCGCGGCGAGGAGTTCCGCAAGCGGGTCGAGATCGCGACGCTGGACCCGTTCCAAGGCTACAAGAACGCGATCGATGACCAGCTCGAGGATGCCACCTGCGTGCTGGACGCCTTCCACATCGTGAAGCTCGCCGGGGCTGCAGTCGATGACGTCCGCCGCCGGATCCAGCAGGAGACCCTCGGCCACCGAGGCCGCAAGGGCGACCCCCTCTACGGGATCCGTCATGTTCTCCGCGCCGGACGGGAACGCCTCACGCCGCGCCAGCAGACCCGTCTGGCCAGCGCATTCGCGGCCCACCCCGATCACGTCGCGGTCGAGGTCGCCTACCAGTGCGCCCAGGACCTCCGAGACGTGTTCCACCAGCCCACGCACGCGCAGGGTCGTCGACTGGCCGAGCAGCTGATCGAGAAGCTGCCATCCTGCCCGATCCCCGAGATCGCGCGATTGGGGAAGACGCTACGCCGGTGGAAGACCGCGTTCCTTGCCTACTTCGACACCGACGGCGCGAGCAACGGGGGCACCGAGGCCGTCAACGGGATCATCGAACTCGGCCGCCGCATCGCCCGCGGATTCCGGAACTTCGAGCACTACCGCCTCCGAATGCTCCTCATCGCCGGCGGGCTCGACGCCTCACCCCACACTTAA
- a CDS encoding helix-turn-helix transcriptional regulator, producing MSQRALRGYQVLLARTQTVHRPVGPLAYDCVKVIIVRDGSAILFSEFGQKPVRPGDVVVLGPNVLCGSEPEGHITVTTIYADTDYVIDQAFWQYAAILHDRLDAPGFVREAFTDPAQIIRLGEERAGLLMPWLDELVALSVDGELERFHRTQALWFAIMDRIAPYLHVTDHRISPSQRARVVPVHPRVRRFAPTRSEAAEVREALMGAIAYSWTLGELAEGVHLSRKQLARVFSNAYGKTPQAFLTMLRVEEMARLLRETNLTIEQAAQRVGWRSRNRATIAFTRATGMTPSAYRALRVTGNQHPA from the coding sequence ATGTCCCAGCGTGCACTGCGCGGTTATCAGGTGTTGTTGGCGCGGACGCAGACGGTGCATCGCCCGGTCGGGCCACTGGCGTATGACTGCGTGAAAGTCATCATCGTCCGCGACGGTAGCGCGATCCTGTTCAGCGAGTTCGGGCAGAAACCGGTCCGACCCGGCGATGTGGTTGTGCTTGGCCCGAACGTCTTGTGCGGGTCCGAGCCTGAAGGTCACATCACCGTCACGACGATCTACGCCGACACCGACTATGTGATCGATCAGGCGTTCTGGCAGTACGCGGCGATCCTCCACGACCGGCTCGACGCGCCAGGGTTCGTGCGGGAGGCGTTCACCGATCCGGCGCAGATCATCCGGCTCGGTGAGGAGCGTGCGGGGTTGTTGATGCCGTGGCTGGACGAGTTGGTCGCGCTGAGCGTCGATGGAGAATTGGAGAGGTTTCATCGGACGCAGGCGTTGTGGTTCGCGATCATGGACCGCATCGCCCCGTACCTCCACGTCACCGATCACCGGATTTCGCCGTCGCAGCGGGCGCGGGTGGTGCCGGTGCATCCGCGTGTGCGGCGGTTCGCGCCGACGCGGAGCGAGGCCGCCGAGGTACGCGAAGCACTAATGGGGGCGATCGCGTATTCGTGGACGCTGGGCGAGCTGGCTGAGGGTGTGCATCTGTCCAGGAAGCAACTTGCCCGCGTGTTCTCGAACGCGTATGGGAAAACACCGCAAGCGTTCTTGACGATGCTGCGGGTCGAGGAGATGGCCCGCCTGCTCCGCGAGACGAACCTCACGATCGAGCAAGCCGCGCAACGGGTGGGGTGGCGCTCCCGCAACCGCGCCACGATCGCCTTCACCCGCGCGACCGGGATGACGCCGAGCGCCTACCGGGCGCTGCGGGTCACCGGGAACCAGCATCCAGCTTGA
- a CDS encoding MerR family transcriptional regulator: MAEATGVTGHTLRYYERAGLIHPIVRTQGNQRRYQPSDIEWVRFLRRLRETGMPIARMREYAALRAQGEDGARAGLDLLAEHLQSLREQIRHLRAHERALATAITDHQHQATSTDHD; the protein is encoded by the coding sequence ATGGCCGAAGCGACCGGCGTCACCGGCCATACGCTGCGCTACTACGAACGCGCCGGCCTGATCCATCCGATCGTCCGCACGCAGGGAAACCAGCGCCGCTACCAGCCCAGCGACATCGAATGGGTCCGGTTCCTGCGCAGACTCCGAGAAACCGGGATGCCCATCGCCCGGATGCGCGAGTACGCCGCGCTCCGCGCCCAGGGCGAGGACGGCGCACGGGCAGGACTCGATCTCCTGGCCGAGCATCTTCAAAGCCTGCGTGAGCAGATCAGGCACCTTCGCGCGCACGAGCGCGCCCTGGCCACCGCGATCACCGACCATCAACACCAGGCCACCAGCACCGACCATGACTGA
- a CDS encoding MFS transporter, with translation MTSTTRSEQTQTRLPWLPLLALSTAVFITALTETLPAGLLPGMSATLGVSAAMSGQAVTVYAAGTALTAIPLARATAPFNRKTVLLWSMAIFAVANTLTALIPIYTIMLAGRVIAGIAAGLAWAVLAGYARRLAPAGLEGRAIAIAMTGIPVALALGVPAGTFIGQHLDWRAAFLAITVAAIGVIIWIAGGVPAVSNGAQDDAARAATARATLAIPGVLPIMAVVLLYVLGHTIVYSYIAPYLEAVGLGSQVDLILLVFGAASLVSIWLTGRYVDTRLRALALAASILFVIAGTVLATNSAPILIWIAIAIWGLGWGGIPSLLQTAAPRAALVHSPAAADTAQAILVTLWNAAMALGGLVGGIILAGIGTTAIPIAATSFVVLSLLIIAVARRHAFPSRTPYVADMSEMTHEQSTH, from the coding sequence ATGACTTCAACGACTCGCTCTGAACAGACGCAGACCCGACTGCCGTGGCTGCCCCTGCTCGCGCTCTCCACCGCCGTGTTCATCACCGCGCTCACCGAAACCCTGCCCGCTGGACTGCTGCCGGGGATGTCGGCGACCCTGGGCGTCAGTGCCGCCATGTCCGGCCAGGCCGTGACCGTCTACGCGGCGGGCACCGCCCTGACCGCCATCCCTCTCGCCCGGGCCACGGCTCCGTTCAATCGCAAGACGGTACTGCTGTGGTCGATGGCCATCTTCGCCGTCGCGAACACGCTCACCGCCCTGATCCCGATCTACACGATCATGCTCGCCGGTCGCGTCATCGCGGGCATCGCAGCGGGCCTCGCCTGGGCCGTGCTCGCCGGCTACGCGCGCCGACTCGCCCCGGCTGGGCTGGAGGGGCGGGCGATCGCCATCGCCATGACCGGCATCCCCGTCGCGCTCGCGCTCGGCGTGCCCGCGGGCACCTTCATCGGCCAGCACCTCGACTGGCGCGCCGCGTTTCTCGCGATCACCGTCGCAGCCATCGGCGTGATCATCTGGATCGCGGGCGGCGTCCCCGCTGTCTCCAACGGTGCTCAGGATGATGCGGCGCGAGCGGCGACCGCGCGAGCCACGCTCGCGATCCCCGGGGTTCTGCCCATCATGGCGGTCGTGCTGCTGTATGTGCTGGGGCACACCATCGTCTACTCCTACATCGCCCCGTACCTCGAAGCCGTGGGTCTCGGCTCGCAGGTCGACCTCATCCTGCTCGTGTTCGGTGCAGCCAGCCTCGTCAGCATCTGGCTGACCGGGCGATACGTCGACACCCGCTTGCGCGCCCTGGCGCTGGCGGCCTCGATCCTGTTCGTTATCGCCGGTACTGTCTTGGCGACGAACTCGGCACCGATCCTGATCTGGATCGCGATCGCCATCTGGGGTCTTGGATGGGGCGGAATCCCCTCACTCCTGCAGACCGCGGCGCCGCGAGCGGCCTTGGTGCACAGCCCCGCTGCGGCCGACACCGCGCAAGCGATCCTCGTCACGCTCTGGAACGCGGCGATGGCGCTGGGTGGACTCGTCGGCGGCATCATCCTTGCCGGAATCGGCACGACCGCGATCCCGATCGCAGCGACCTCGTTCGTCGTGCTCAGTCTCTTGATCATCGCCGTCGCACGCAGACACGCCTTCCCGTCCCGCACGCCATACGTCGCTGATATGTCCGAGATGACGCACGAACAGAGCACCCACTGA
- a CDS encoding MerR family transcriptional regulator, translating into MRIGELAQRTGASRRLLRYYEEQGLIVPDRSDNGYRDYDPRYVDRVRQIRGLLGAGLTTRIIKQILPCLDKPRSIHFPDATPEMLTLLHEERDKLTERIDVLIRNRDAMTEYLIEVERCKAPEGPERSDDRAREAQIA; encoded by the coding sequence ATGAGGATCGGTGAACTTGCTCAGCGGACGGGCGCCTCGCGCCGGCTGCTGCGGTACTACGAGGAGCAGGGGCTGATCGTGCCGGATCGCTCCGACAACGGCTACCGAGACTACGACCCCCGATACGTCGACCGCGTGCGGCAGATCCGCGGCCTGCTTGGCGCGGGGCTCACCACCCGGATCATCAAGCAGATCCTGCCGTGCCTCGACAAGCCGCGCTCGATCCACTTCCCCGACGCAACCCCGGAAATGCTCACGCTGTTGCACGAAGAGCGCGACAAGCTCACCGAGCGCATCGATGTCCTCATCCGCAACCGCGACGCGATGACGGAATACCTCATCGAGGTCGAGCGCTGCAAGGCGCCCGAGGGGCCGGAGCGATCCGACGATCGGGCACGTGAGGCACAGATCGCCTGA
- a CDS encoding ABC transporter permease, with protein MSADTITATSSERRPAGLLRHSLILARRSLAKSARNPGALVNGVVTPAIFLLLFVYLFGGSVAGSTDEYLLYLFPGIVVMGAGLSGMLSSGLSINIDMKKGVFDRFRSLPIGRSAPLLGSIMADMVRYIIAIALLFGIGYLMGFRIQTDAGSSLAAVVLVLAFGFCLSWVTVFLGVLVKDEGAVMAFAFIVFIPLMLGSSLAAPIDTLPAWLQAWANINPVTHAMDAARALLAGAPAGNSIVQTIIWSVGILIVFCPLAIVSYSRKR; from the coding sequence ATGAGCGCCGACACCATCACCGCAACCAGCTCCGAGAGACGTCCGGCAGGGCTGCTACGGCACAGCCTGATCCTGGCCCGTCGGAGCCTTGCCAAGTCCGCGAGGAACCCCGGTGCGCTGGTCAACGGAGTGGTCACCCCGGCGATCTTCCTGCTGCTGTTCGTCTATCTCTTCGGCGGCTCGGTTGCGGGTTCCACCGACGAGTATCTTCTCTATCTGTTTCCGGGAATCGTGGTCATGGGCGCAGGACTCTCCGGCATGCTTTCGAGCGGCCTGAGCATCAACATTGACATGAAGAAGGGTGTCTTCGACCGCTTCCGCAGCTTGCCGATCGGACGATCAGCACCCCTGCTCGGGTCGATCATGGCCGACATGGTGCGCTACATCATCGCCATCGCGTTGCTGTTCGGGATCGGCTACCTCATGGGTTTCCGCATCCAAACCGACGCCGGATCATCCCTGGCAGCAGTCGTTCTCGTGTTGGCCTTCGGGTTCTGCTTGAGCTGGGTGACCGTCTTCCTCGGCGTGCTCGTCAAGGACGAGGGCGCAGTCATGGCCTTCGCGTTCATCGTGTTCATCCCGCTGATGCTCGGCTCTAGCCTCGCCGCCCCGATCGACACGCTCCCCGCATGGCTCCAAGCCTGGGCAAACATCAACCCCGTCACGCACGCGATGGACGCTGCTCGTGCATTGCTGGCTGGAGCACCGGCAGGAAACTCGATCGTCCAGACGATCATCTGGTCCGTCGGAATCTTGATCGTCTTCTGCCCGCTAGCGATCGTCTCCTACAGCCGTAAGCGCTGA
- a CDS encoding daunorubicin resistance protein DrrA family ABC transporter ATP-binding protein, with product MSDYVIEAEGLVKRYGKHTALDGVDLRARPGTVLGVLGPNGAGKTTSIRILATLTGLDAGTARVAGMDVTREAAKVRRIIGLTGQYATLDEELTGLGNLILIGRLLDLRKREASRRAAELLERFGLTDAAKKPVATYSGGMRRRLDLAASLVGRPRVVFLDEPSVGLDPGKREELWRIIRELTADGASVLLTTQYLEEADALADEITVIDHGRVIAHGTPPELKQIVGGQAIATRPKNPGDVERAAAILAAVSGHPVERTAQHELITPVDGDRAMFDIAHRFEAEGIEVAEFALRLPSLDEVFFTLTGAPTIGDTNDEAERSHA from the coding sequence TTGAGTGACTATGTGATCGAAGCCGAGGGGCTGGTGAAGCGGTACGGCAAGCACACTGCTCTGGACGGGGTGGATCTGCGTGCCCGGCCGGGCACCGTGCTCGGCGTCCTCGGCCCGAACGGGGCTGGGAAGACAACGTCGATCCGTATCCTGGCGACTTTGACAGGCCTCGATGCCGGAACCGCCAGAGTCGCCGGCATGGACGTCACCCGCGAAGCGGCCAAGGTGCGACGGATCATTGGCTTGACAGGCCAGTACGCGACGCTGGATGAAGAGCTCACGGGCCTGGGTAACCTGATCCTGATCGGGCGTCTGCTCGATCTGCGCAAACGCGAGGCTTCCCGCAGGGCGGCCGAGCTGTTGGAGCGTTTCGGCTTGACCGATGCCGCGAAGAAGCCGGTGGCTACCTACTCCGGCGGGATGCGCCGACGTCTGGACCTCGCCGCGAGCCTCGTCGGTCGCCCTCGTGTCGTGTTCCTCGATGAGCCCTCGGTCGGTCTTGATCCTGGCAAGCGCGAAGAGCTATGGCGGATCATCCGTGAACTCACCGCCGATGGCGCCAGCGTCCTTCTGACGACGCAGTACCTGGAAGAAGCCGACGCACTGGCTGACGAGATCACCGTCATCGACCACGGCCGCGTGATCGCCCACGGCACTCCACCCGAGCTGAAACAGATCGTCGGGGGCCAAGCCATCGCGACCCGTCCCAAGAACCCCGGCGACGTGGAGAGGGCCGCTGCCATCCTGGCCGCCGTCTCCGGCCACCCGGTCGAGCGCACCGCTCAGCACGAGTTGATCACGCCGGTGGACGGCGATCGGGCGATGTTCGACATCGCTCATCGCTTTGAAGCGGAAGGAATTGAGGTTGCCGAGTTCGCGTTACGGCTCCCCAGCCTTGACGAGGTGTTCTTCACCCTCACCGGAGCACCCACCATCGGCGACACGAACGACGAGGCCGAAAGGAGCCACGCATGA